One genomic region from Quercus robur chromosome 4, dhQueRobu3.1, whole genome shotgun sequence encodes:
- the LOC126723592 gene encoding putative disease resistance protein At3g14460, translating to MAGSPVKAAIQELLYSLLSLNFFRTNKFRIGLLEDLRIVLQYLTVMVDEAEEKQNKNPVVKLWLDELQDVVYHTEDLVDEMCTESLRHKLDAESQTKSSSLEWNIKVIKKMEELLDRLEFFMEQGDVLGLKGLGIISDPQKRFSMPITSFFLVDDREVFCRDADKDAIISRLLSDDVKSEQLSVIPIVGEVGVGKSTLARLVYNDCGVSQHFEIKAWYPVNHEMTKAVSESFSLQSLQESLKGKRFLLVLDDVGSFNYADWESLQSTLKGVANGSCVIVTTRDSEVASKISPVCTYHIESLSNEQSWLMFTKFALGDQMPSSCPEVETIGRQIVQDFLGLPFAVKALGLLLRSKPQVEEWRVVLDRLKHFSLPRGMSGDGIELRKRYDELPAQLKRCFAYCSIFPKGYEFEKEKLVLLWMAEGLLQNRGKEDDGNKCFDELLSESFFQQSSANNSRFLMHDLVDDLAAHLSWKHFFRLEDNNLSHISVSTLYLSLCRGKYDSLVIFKSIDKAKFLRTFLPLDHESCRLSSNELQNMLCKLQFLRVLSLSHYHITELPASIGNLKHLRYIDLSHTGIKWLPESVCALCNLQTFILSNCHSLTKLPENMWRLVSLRHLDISGTDIDEMPKNLSRLKKLQTLPYFVVGKKSGSMLKELGGLRDLHGMLHISKLQNVVSENDPAGARLFTKKYLDELVLEWSNNTVGQENVLEALQPNSKLKKLSINFYCGTRFPNWVGHMLFSGMVSLRLSNCNNCSSLPPLGQLPSLEVLIIEWMDAVKSVGPEFCGMDKPFKSLKTLTFEGMLEWEEWVSFEVGGGEFPSLIELCIRRCPKLKGNLPKQLPSVVKVEISESQELVTTIMTEASLHKRTLHYQDKVLLISEDKVASFLEQMTIFTYKGATESSLPMTTPNIRDEADVPTNNWSNQGRQQGLLSFKSIKVSGISQLMGVTELDSLKIEGCDALEFIPVEVMTRNPNLQHIYIINCCSLKSFPGGHPLTALKMLYIQNCKKLEFQLSAKSTHQFALLEHLCIGSSCDSLIFLPLDFFQELRFLSIWDCANLQSLSMPEGIEKDLTYLEALEIRDCPNLVSFPKGGLNAPNLTTIWFSNCKNLKELPNQFHSLNSLHSMFINNCPQLVSLSAGGLPSKLSVLCITFCDKLMLGREWGLHRLDCLSRLEIEGGCENIVSFPEEELLPSNLNSLRISELLNLENLNYKGLQHLTALKTLEISCCNKLKSLPEEGLPSSLSFLCINECSLLKPKLQNKRKRFVSFIEADEEVIS from the coding sequence atggCTGGCTCGCCGGTGAAAGCCGCAATTCAGGAGCTGTTGTACAGTTTGCTTTCACTCAACTTCTTTCGAACAAATAAATTCAGAATTGGATTGCTAGAAGATTTAAGGATTGTGCTGCAGTATCTTACTGTGATGGTCGATGAAGCTGAGGAGAAGCAGAACAAAAACCCAGTTGTTAAACTGTGGCTGGACGAGCTTCAAGATGTTGTCTACCACACAGAGGATCTCGTGGATGAGATGTGCACTGAAAGTTTAAGACACAAGTTGGATGCTGAATCTCAGACCAAGTCATCAAGTCTGGAATGGAATATCAAGGTGATAAAAAAGATGGAGGAGTTGCTTGACAGGTTAGAATTCTTTATGGAGCAAGGAGATGTACTTGGTTTGAAGGGATTAGGAATAATATCTGATCCACAAAAGCGTTTTAGCATGCCcataacttcattttttttggtagatGATCGTGAAGTGTTTTGTAGAGATGCTGATAAAGATGCTATTATTAGTCGTTTGCTGTCTGATGATGTAAAGAGTGAACAGTTGTCTGTGATTCCGATAGTGGGCGAGGTTGGGGTTGGTAAGTCCACTCTTGCTCGGCTCGTTTACAATGATTGCGGAGTAAGTCAGCATTTTGAGATCAAGGCTTGGTACCCCGTTAATCATGAGATGACAAAAGCAGTTTCTGAGTCGTTTAGTTTGCAGTCTTTGCAAGAGAGCCTTAAGGGAAAGAGATTTCTTCTTGTTTTGGATGATGTGGGGAGTTTTAACTATGCAGACTGGGAATCCTTACAATCTACTTTGAAAGGTGTTGCAAATGGAAGTTGTGTTATTGTAACTACACGCGATTCAGAAGTTGCATCCAAGATTAGCCCTGTCTGTACTTATCATATAGAGTCATTGTCAAATGAACAAAGTTGGTTGATGTTCACAAAATTTGCTTTGGGAGACCAAATGCCTAGTTCATGTCCCGAAGTAGAAACCATTGGCAGACAAATTGTGCAGGATTTTTTGGGCCTGCCATTTGCAGTAAAAGCACTTGGGCTTCTCTTGCGCTCTAAGCCACAAGTTGAGGAGTGGAGAGTTGTATTGGACCGCCTAAAGCATTTTTCTTTACCTAGAGGAATGAGTGGAGATGGAATTGAATTAAGAAAGCGCTATGATGAACTTCCTGCACAGTTAAAGCGATGCTTCGCATATTGTTCAATATTTCCCAAGGGTTatgaatttgagaaagagaagTTGGTTCTTTTATGGATGGCAGAAGGTCTTCTGCAAAATCGTGGAAAGGAAGATGATGGTAACAAGTGCTTTGATGAATTGTTATCGGAGTCTTTTTTTCAACAATCAAGTGCCAATAATTCACGTTTTCTGATGCATGATCTTGTTGATGATTTGGCTGCTCATCTGTCTTGGAAACATTTTTTCAGATTGGAGGATAATAATTTGTCTCATATCTCTGTAAGTACCCTGTATTTATCTCTTTGTAGAGGCAAATATGATTCCTTAGTGATATTTAAAAGTATTGATAAAGCCAAGTTTTTAAGGACATTCTTGCCATTAGATCATGAATCATGTCGATTAAGTAGTAATGAACTGCAGAATATGTTGTGCAAACTGCAATTCCTACGTGTGCTTTCTTTATCTCATTATCATATCACTGAGCTACCTGCTTCAATAGGCAATTTGAAACATTTACGGTACATTGATCTCTCTCACACTGGAATTAAGTGGTTACCTGAATCAGTTTGTGCTCTATGCAATTTACAAACATTCATATTGTCAAATTGTCATTCTCTCACCAAATTGCCAGAAAACATGTGGAGGCTTGTTAGCTTGCGTCATCTTGATATTAGTGGAACTGACATAGATGAGATGCCAAAAAACTTGAGTAGATTGAAAAAACTTCAAACACTGCCTTACTTTGTTGTGGGCAAAAAAAGTGGCTCAATGCTTAAAGAGTTGGGGGGTCTTCGGGATCTTCATGGGATGCTTCACATTTCAAAGTTGCAGAATGTAGTCTCTGAAAATGATCCAGCTGGTGCCCGTTTGTTTACCAAGAAATACCTTGATGAGCTAGTGTTGGAATGGAGTAACAACACTGTTGGTCAGGAAAATGTGCTTGAAGCGCTACAGCCTAATAGTAAACTGAAGAAGCTCAGCATTAATTTTTACTGTGGTACAAGATTTCCAAATTGGGTGGGGCATATGTTATTCTCTGGCATGGTTTCCCTACGTCTCAGCAACTGCAACAATTGCTCATCCTTGCCACCACTTGGACAGCTACCATCGCTTGAAGTCCTCATTATTGAATGGATGGATGCAGTGAAAAGCGTGGGTCCTGAATTCTGTGGGATGGATAAGCCATTTAAGTCTTTGAAGACTCTAACATTTGAGGGGATGTTGGAATGGGAAGAATGGGTTTCATTTGAAGTTGGAGGTGGAGAATTCCCTAGCTTAATTGAGCTTTGTATAAGGAGATGCCCCAAGCTGAAGGGAAACTTACCCAAGCAACTTCCTTCTGTAGTAAAAGTTGAGATTTCTGAATCTCAGGAACTTGTGACTACAATTATGACAGAGGCATCATTACACAAAAGGACTTTACATTATCAGGACAAGGTTCTGCTCATAAGTGAAGATAAAGTTGCCTCATTCTTGGAGCAAATGACTATCTTTACATATAAAGGTGCCACAGAATCCTCATTGCCCATGACTACTCCAAATATTAGGGATGAAGCTGATGTTCCAACCAACAACTGGTCCAACCAAGGTAGACAGCAAGGCCTCTTATCTTTTAAAAGCATAAAAGTTTCTGGAATATCACAACTGATGGGAGTTACTGAGTTAGACAGCCTTAAAATTGAAGGATGCGATGCTCTGGAGTTCATACCTGTAGAAGTGATGACCAGAAACCCTAATCTccaacatatatatatcattaattGCTGTTCTCTCAAGTCCTTTCCTGGGGGCCATCCACTCACTGCCTTGAAAATGCTTTATATCCAGAACTGCAAGAAATTAGAGTTCCAGCTAAGTGCAAAGAGCACACACCAGTTTGCACTTCTTGAACATTTGTGCATAGGGAGTAGCTGTGATTCCCTGATATTCCTCCCATTAGACTTCTTTCAGGAGCTTAGATTTCTTTCTATCTGGGATTGTGCAAATCTGCAATCCCTTTCAATGCCAGAGGGAATTGAGAAAGATCTCACATATCTTGAGGCCTTGGAGATCAGGGATTGTCCTAATCTGGTATCCTTTCCAAAAGGAGGATTGAATGCCCCCAACCTGACAACCATTTGGTTCTCCAATTGCAAGAATCTCAAGGAACTACCTAATCAGTTCCACTCCCTCAACTCTCTCCATTCAATGTTTATAAATAATTGTCCACAACTTGTATCACTTTCAGCAGGGGGTTTGCCTTCCAAACTAAGTGTACTCTGTATCACTTTTTGTGACAAACTCATGCTCGGGAGGGAGTGGGGGTTGCATAGGCTTGACTGTCTTAGTCGGTTAGAGATTGAAGGTGGATGTGAAAACATAGTGTCATTTCCAGAGGAGGAGTTACTGCCTAGCAATCTCAATTCTCTACGCATCAGCGAACTTCTGAATCTTGAAAATCTGAACTACAAGGGGCTTCAACACCTTACTGCCCTTAAAACACTGGAAATTAGCTGCTGTAACAAACTCAAGTCCTTGCCAGAAGAGGGACTTCCATCCTCCCTGTCTTTTCTCTGCATCAATGAATGCTCTTTGCTAAAACCAAAGCTTCAAAATAAGAGGAAAAGATTTGTCTCTTTCATAGAGGCTGATGAGGAAGTAATCTCATGA
- the LOC126723591 gene encoding putative disease resistance RPP13-like protein 1, producing MVWEILGESLLSALFGALFERLASPLVRNFFGDRDFDHTLFDKMKTVLLTVNAVLSDAEEKQITNMAVKEWVNELKDAAYHAEDLLDEIATIALQCELEAEAKVKGKQVMGLFFTRNPSKEDKDSSLKLDKDIESRLKNIVERLEFLAQQRDIMNFKESVRGKPLLVLPTTSLVDEFEVFGRDKDKEKLKGFLLAGNAQKENRIPVIAIVGIGGVGKTTLAQLLYNDSEVEKSFKFRAWAYVSEEFDVLKITRTIFESVASRSCNVKDLNFLQVKLKERLKGKRFLLVLDDIWNDNFIDWDLLLSPLKAGACGSRIIVTTRNQSVASMMRAVVIYRLLHLSDEDCWSLFAKHAFRSSNPEEHPTLKRIGEKIVKKCKGLPLATKVLGGLLHPELEAEEWYRILNSKIWELSTDKSSILHALMLSYYHLPPHLKQCFSYCSIFPKGYEFEKEKFVLMWMAEGFLQHRKGKDTMEEVGCRYFHELISRSFFQPSNHNKLCFVMHDLINDLAQFASGEFCSKLEDGKLNEISEKARYFAWSINRLDGPEIFVALQEVKSLRTFLPLGFSNTSQCSALSKIVSDKWLPFLKHLRVLSFACHVITDLPETLGKLIHLRYLDLSQTSIKKLPSSICSLYNLQTLLLASCIELTELPANFGNLINLRHLDVSETNLREMPLEFGRLKSLQVLTDFFVSRNSGQKISELGKLAHLRTISISGMQNVVDATDASEADLKSKHCLNELAFTWTSNTHEVQNEIDILDNLQPHKNLKKLTIENYGGSRFPNWLGDAIFSNMVFLCLSKCKICTSLPPLGHLSSLQGLYIIEMEVLKRLDSGFYGNGHFGVKPFQSLRTLLFEELPSWTHWIHLANEGEHFPSLQQLHIRGCPKLIGTLPKHLRSLKEMKLHDLDALTTLSQELLEGNSSFQRLEIVNCPSLSSFPGGDSLTNVKTLSICDCRNLKPFLLEHTMHPFRVLESLQIMRSCDSLQSLPLGLFTKLQDLHIEDCRNLKSLSIPNNLHFDLTFLRKMKFKDCPNLEFFPEKGLPTPNLQSLLITNCNNLMPQKEWGLHRMVSLTCFEIEGGCSNLELFPEEGLLPNTLTSLRISRLPHLKFIGQGLQHLTLLGKLEINCCEKLELMPEEGLPASLLTLHIQNCSLLADPCQKDGTKKRFCSSVFSSSSQNKKLTMNRALSTAFPRP from the coding sequence ATGGTTTGGGAAATTTTGGGAGAGTCATTGCTTTCTGCACTCTTTGGAGCTTTGTTTGAAAGGCTGGCATCTCCCCTGGTCAGAAACTTCTTTGGAGACAGGGATTTCGATCACACACTCTTTGACAAGATGAAGACAGTTCTGCTGACTGTTAACGCAGTGCTGAGTGATGCAGAGGAGAAGCAGATCACAAACATGGCGGTGAAAGAGTGGGTCAATGAGCTCAAAGATGCTGCCTACCATGCAGAAGATTTGTTGGATGAGATTGCCACCATAGCTTTGCAATGCGAGTTGGAAGCTGAGGCCAAGGTCAAGGGAAAACAGGTAATGGGTCTATTCTTTACTCGTAATCCTAGTAAAGAAGATAAAGATTCCAGTCTCAAGCTTGATAAAGATATAGAATCTAGGCTCAAAAACATAGTTGAAAGGCTGGAGTTTTTAGCACAACAAAGAGATATCATGAATTTCAAGGAGAGTGTAAGAGGGAAGCCATTGTTGGTTTTGCCTACAACTTCTTTAGTTGATGAATTTGAAGTGTTTGGtagagataaagataaagagAAGCTAAAAGGATTTTTGCTTGCTGGTAatgcacaaaaagaaaacagaatCCCTGTGATTGCAATAGTTGGGATTGGTGGGGTTGGCAAGACAACCCTTGCTCAGCTTTTGTATAATGACTCAGAGGTagaaaaatcatttaaatttaGAGCATGGGCTTATGTTTCAGAAGAatttgatgttttaaaaataactaGAACCATTTTTGAGTCGGTTGCGTCAAGGAGTTGTAATGTGAAAGACCTGAATTTTCTTCAAGTCAAACTAAAGGAGAGATTGAAAGGAAAGAGATTTTTGCTTGTTTTAGATGACATTTGGAATGACAATTTTATTGATTGGGATTTGTTGTTAAGCCCCTTAAAAGCTGGAGCCTGTGGAAGTAGAATTATTGTGACAACTCGTAATCAAAGTGTTGCATCAATGATGCGCGCTGTAGTTATTTATCGTCTGTTGCATTTGTCAGATGAAGACTGTTGGTCACTATTTGCAAAACATGCATTTAGGAGTAGCAACCCTGAGGAACATCCAACATTAAAAAGGATTGGtgagaaaattgtgaaaaagtGTAAAGGCTTGCCTTTAGCTACAAAAGTACTTGGAGGCCTCTTGCACCCAGAATTGGAAGCTGAGGAATGGTATAGAATACTGAATAGCAAGATATGGGAGCTTTCTACTGATAAGAGTAGCATACTCCATGCTTTAATGTTGAGCTATTATCATCTACCTCCACATCTCAAACAATGCTTTTCTTATTGTTCGATATTTCCCAAGGGATATGAGtttgaaaaagagaaatttgTTCTCATGTGGATGGCAGAAGGTTTCTTGCAACATCGAAAAGGTAAAGACACCATGGAAGAGGTTGGGTGCAGGTATTTTCATGAACTaatatcaagatcattttttcAACCATCAAATCACAACAAATTGTGCTTTGTGATGCATGACCTTATCAATGATTTAGCTCAATTTGCATCTGGAGAATTTTGTTCCAAGTTAGAGGATGGCAAACTGAATGAAATTTCAGAAAAGGCTCGATATTTTGCATGGTCAATTAACCGGCTTGATGGTCCCGAGATCTTTGTGGCCCTACAGGAAGTAAAGTCTCTGAGAACATTCCTTCCACTAGGCTTTTCAAATACCAGTCAATGCTCTGCCTTAAGTAAAATAGTTAGTGATAAATGGTTGCCATTTCTAAAACACTTACGTGTGCTTTCTTTTGCTTGTCATGTGATCACTGATCTACCTGAGACTTTGGGCAAATTGATTCATCTACGCTACTTGGACCTTTCCCAGACTTCAATAAAAAAGCTACCTAGTTCAATATGTTCTTTGTATAATTTGCAGACATTGTTGTTGGCAAGTTGTATTGAACTCACTGAGCTACCAGCAAACTTTGGAAACCTTATCAATTTACGTCATCTAGATGTGAGTGAAACCAACTTAAGAGAGATGCCACTTGAATTTGGAAGATTAAAGAGTCTCCAAGTGTTAACTGATTTTTTTGTGAGCAGAAATAGTGGGCAGAAAATCAGTGAATTGGGCAAGCTTGCACACCTTCGTACAATTTCCATCTCAGGGATGCAGAATGTAGTTGATGCTACAGATGCTTCAGAGGCTGACTTGAAAAGTAAGCATTGTCTTAATGAATTAGCTTTCACATGGACCTCTAACACTCACGAGGTACAAAATGAAATAGACATACTTGACAATCTGCAAcctcataaaaatttgaagaagctTACAATTGAAAACTATGGTGGTTCAAGGTTTCCCAATTGGTTAGGTGATGCCATTTTCTCTAACATGGTGTTCCTTTGTCTTAGCAAGTGCAAAATTTGTACGTCCTTACCACCACTGGGTCATTTATCGTCTCTTCAAGGGCTCTACATCATAGAGATGGAAGTATTAAAAAGGTTGGATTCTGGATTTTATGGGAATGGCCACTTTGGAGTCAAGCCTTTTCAATCTCTTAGAACTTTGTTGTTTGAGGAGTTGCCAAGTTGGACACACTGGATACATTTAGCAAATGAAGGTGAACACTTCCCCTCCCTCCAACAGCTTCATATACGTGGATGTCCAAAATTGATTGGGACCTTACCAAAGCACCTCCGTTCCTTGAAAGAAATGAAGCTGCATGATTTGGATGCTTTGACGACCCTGTCCCAGGAATTGTTAGAAGGCAACTCTAGTTTCCAACGACTGGAAATAGTTAATTGTCCTTCTCTCAGCTCCTTTCCTGGAGGTGATTCTCTCACTAACGTAAAAACACTTTCTATTTGTGATTGTCGAAATTTGAAGCCCTTTCTACTTGAGCATACGATGCACCCATTTAGAGTCCTTGAGAGTTTGCAAATAATGAGAAGCTGTGATTCTCTTCAATCTCTACCATTAGGTTTATTTACCAAGCTTCAAGATCTTCATATTGAGGACTGTAGGAATCTCAAGTCCCTTTCAATTCCAAACAACCTTCACTTTGATCTCACATTTCTTCGAAAAATGAAATTCAAGGATTGCCCAAATCTGGAATTCTTTCCAGAAAAGGGGTTGCCTACTCCCAACCTACAATCTCTTTTGATTACCAACTGCAACAATCTGATGCCTCAGAAGGAGTGGGGCTTGCATAGAATGGTGTCACTAACTTGTTTTGAGATTGAAGGTGGATGTAGTAACTTGGAATTGTTTCCGGAAGAGGGGCTGCTGCCCAACACCCTCACTTCTCTTCGTATCAGCAGACTTCCACATCTCAAATTCATAGGCCAAGGGCTTCAGCACCTCACGTTGCTAGGAAAGTTGGAGATCAATTGCTGTGAGAAGCTTGAGTTGATGCCAGAAGAGGGGCTGCCTGCCTCCCTTTTAACTCTTCATATCCAAAACTGCTCTTTGCTAGCTGATCCTTGCCAAAAGGACGGAACTAAAAAGAGGTTCTGCTCCAGCGTTTTTTCAAGCAGcagtcaaaacaaaaaacttactATGAATAGGGCACTATCCACCGCCTTCCCCCGTCCCTAA
- the LOC126723593 gene encoding aspartyl protease AED3 → MAMRTLLFSLALLCISLVHCLNPKCETSDQGSTLQVFHVYSPCSPFRPSKPLSWEESILQMQTEDQTRLQFLSSLVARRSVVPIASGRQIIQSPTYIVRAKIGTPPQTLLMAMDTSNDAAWVPCTGCVGCSSTLFASASSTTYKPVGCGAPQCKQVPNPTCGGSACNFNLTYGSSSIAADLSQDTVTLATDPIPGYTFGCIQKTTGNSMPPQGLLGLGRGSLSLLSQTQNLYQSTFSYCLPSFKSLNFSGSLRLGPVAQPKRIKYTPLLRNPRRSSLYYVNLQAIRVGRTIVNIPPSALAFNPTTGSGTIFDSGTVFTRLVAPAYIAMRDEFRRRVKVPTVTSLGGFDTCYNVPIVAPTITFIFAGMNVTLPPDNILIHSTAGSTTCLAMAAAPDNVNSVLNVIANMQQQNHRLLFDVPNSRLGVARELCT, encoded by the exons ATGGCAATGAGAACCCTTCTCTTCTCACTAGCCCTCCTCTGCATTTCCCTTGTCCATTGCCTAAACCCCAAATGTGAGACCTCAGACCAAGGCTCAACCCTCCAAGTCTTCCATGTATACAGCCCCTGCTCCCCATTTAGACCCTCAAAGCCACTGTCATGGGAAGAGAGTATCCTCCAAATGCAGACCGAGGACCAAACCAGGCTTCAGTTCTTGTCAAGCCTAGTGGCCAGGAGATCTGTGGTGCCAATTGCCTCTGGCAGGCAGATCATACAGAGCCCCACGTATATTGTGAGAGCCAAAATTGGTACACCACCTCAGACTTTGCTCATGGCCATGGACACTAGCAATGATGCTGCTTGGGTGCCTTGTACTGGCTGTGTAGGCTGCTCTTCAACCTTGTTTGCCTCTGCTAGTTCCACCACTTACAAGCCTGTTGGTTGTGGAGCTCCTCAGTGCAAGCAG GTACCCAACCCCACTTGTGGTGGCAGTGCCTGCAATTTCAACCTGACCTATGGAAGCTCTAGCATTGCAGCTGACCTGTCCCAGGACACAGTCACTTTAGCCACTGACCCCATCCCTGGCTACACCTTTGGTTGCATCCAAAAAACCACAGGTAACTCTATGCCACCACAGGGCCTATTGGGCTTGGGCCGAGGCTCATTGTCACTTCTATCCCAGACCCAAAACTTGTACCAATCCACATTTTCATATTGCTTACCTAGCTTCAAGTCCCTCAACTTTTCTGGGTCTTTGAGGCTTGGCCCAGTTGCTCAGCCCAAGAGAATCAAGTACACACCCTTGCTCAGAAACCCCAGAAGATCATCATTGTACTATGTGAACTTGCAAGCAATAAGGGTTGGTAGGACAATTGTTAATATTCCACCTAGTGCATTGGCTTTCAATCCAACAACAGGCTCAGGAACCATCTTTGATTCTG GCACTGTCTTCACCCGACTAGTCGCACCGGCATACATTGCCATGAGAGACGAGTTCCGAAGGCGAGTGAAGGTTCCAACAGTGACATCCTTGGGTGGCTTTGACACATGCTACAATGTCCCAATTGTTGCACCCACAATAACATTCATTTTCGCAGGCATGAATGTGACACTACCACCAGACAACATACTCATCCACAGCACAGCAGGCAGCACCACATGCTTGGCCATGGCGGCTGCACCTGACAATGTGAACTCGGTGCTAAATGTGATAGCCAACATGCAGCAACAGAACCATCGGTTGCTTTTTGACGTACCCAATTCAAGGCTTGGCGTGGCCCGTGAGCTATGCACTTAA